A single Altererythrobacter sp. BO-6 DNA region contains:
- a CDS encoding ThuA domain-containing protein — protein sequence MTKDTRRSLLVLSGGHPYEEEPFAALIQFLGRELGGLAKVTWDVEHLIHPDAEEAVAGGAAEEADALLFYDMGGYTFGDGTVTSRPPSEGFKAAVRRRFASGKGAVAIHHALAGWAEWPEWAEMLGGRFFYQPGQWQGRAVPDSGYRHDVSYEARVVASHPVTEGLPESFPVTDELYLCQIDESAVHPLIRARHDFTRDNFYSAASAVAGAMFSREGWEHAEGSNLVAWWRQVDKAPLVYCQFGDGPETYSNPHVQRVLVNALRFTSGDTP from the coding sequence ATGACCAAAGACACTCGAAGGAGCTTGCTCGTCCTGTCCGGCGGGCACCCTTACGAGGAAGAGCCCTTCGCTGCGCTGATCCAGTTTTTGGGGCGAGAGCTAGGCGGATTGGCCAAAGTGACTTGGGACGTCGAGCACCTTATCCATCCGGATGCGGAAGAAGCGGTTGCAGGGGGCGCGGCGGAGGAAGCCGATGCCCTGCTATTCTACGACATGGGCGGCTACACTTTCGGTGATGGCACGGTGACCTCGCGCCCGCCGTCCGAGGGTTTCAAGGCCGCGGTCCGGCGTCGCTTCGCTAGCGGCAAAGGCGCTGTCGCCATACACCACGCGCTGGCCGGCTGGGCGGAATGGCCCGAGTGGGCGGAGATGCTGGGCGGGCGCTTCTTTTACCAGCCGGGGCAATGGCAGGGCCGGGCCGTGCCGGATTCGGGCTATCGCCACGATGTCAGCTACGAAGCGCGCGTGGTGGCGAGCCATCCCGTTACTGAAGGTCTGCCCGAGAGTTTCCCGGTTACCGACGAACTGTATCTCTGCCAGATCGACGAAAGCGCGGTCCATCCGCTGATCCGTGCCCGGCACGATTTTACCCGCGACAATTTCTACTCGGCAGCCAGCGCCGTCGCGGGCGCCATGTTCAGCCGCGAAGGCTGGGAGCATGCCGAAGGCAGTAACCTTGTCGCCTGGTGGCGGCAGGTCGACAAAGCGCCATTGGTCTACTGCCAGTTCGGCGACGGGCCTGAGACCTACAGCAACCCCCATGTGCAGCGCGTGCTGGTGAATGCGCTGCGCTTCACTTCAGGAGATACGCCATGA
- a CDS encoding SDR family oxidoreductase produces MDVSQLMFRPGLMDGERILVTGGGTGLGREMTEAFLKLGATVYICGRRQGKLDETAQELMDLHASSSGGKVVGIACDIRDAEAINAMIDQIWADGPLTGLVNNAAGNFISRTEDLSVNGFNAIADIVFRGTFYVTHNIGKRIIAEKGRLNVISILTTWVWNGSAFVVPSAMSKSAINTMTQSLAVEWGRYNMRFNAIAPGLFPTKGMSARLSPGGRGGNSNNEINPMGRHGEMHELANLAVFLMGPGAEYVNGQTIAIDGAGYQATGGTFWSTLQGLGDAEWEQLRAMIKGTNAADKSERTTG; encoded by the coding sequence ATGGACGTATCGCAGCTGATGTTCCGCCCAGGCCTGATGGACGGCGAACGGATCCTGGTGACCGGCGGCGGCACGGGTCTGGGCCGCGAAATGACCGAGGCGTTCCTCAAGCTTGGCGCGACCGTCTACATCTGCGGGCGCCGCCAAGGGAAGCTGGATGAGACGGCGCAGGAGCTGATGGACCTGCATGCCAGTTCTTCGGGCGGCAAAGTGGTGGGCATCGCCTGCGACATCCGCGATGCCGAGGCGATCAATGCAATGATCGACCAGATCTGGGCCGACGGCCCGCTTACCGGCCTGGTCAACAATGCGGCGGGCAATTTCATCAGCCGCACCGAGGATCTTTCCGTCAACGGCTTCAACGCCATCGCCGATATCGTTTTCCGCGGCACTTTCTATGTCACGCACAATATCGGCAAGCGCATCATTGCCGAGAAGGGCCGGCTCAACGTCATTTCGATCCTCACCACCTGGGTGTGGAACGGATCGGCCTTCGTGGTGCCCTCCGCCATGTCGAAGAGCGCGATCAACACCATGACGCAGAGCCTGGCGGTCGAATGGGGCCGCTACAACATGCGCTTCAACGCGATAGCGCCGGGACTATTCCCGACCAAGGGGATGAGCGCGCGGCTGTCACCCGGCGGGCGCGGCGGCAATTCGAACAACGAGATCAACCCGATGGGGCGCCATGGCGAAATGCATGAACTCGCCAACCTCGCGGTGTTCCTGATGGGTCCGGGCGCGGAATATGTGAACGGCCAGACCATCGCGATCGACGGTGCGGGCTACCAGGCGACCGGCGGCACTTTCTGGAGCACGCTGCAGGGGCTGGGCGATGCCGAATGGGAGCAGCTGCGCGCGATGATCAAGGGCACCAACGCGGCGGACAAGTCGGAAAGAACGACCGGTTAG
- a CDS encoding SDR family oxidoreductase translates to MSGKVALVTGGAEGIGATVGRMIVDEGGSVMLCDVQIDKAKALAEELGENAEAFELDVRNRDQWHEAVKATVARFGKLTVLCNIAGISEPGNVVDGTLDTWERTIDINLNGPYYGMRAAIPAMEASGEPCAIVNIGSMIAIRAAAFVAAYSASKAGLLGLTRSVALDCAERGVPIRANMVHPGAIRTPMYNRYKYSGADTPENIETNFAATHPMNRIGEPEEVARAVVWLASDEASFTTGCDITVDGGGSIRS, encoded by the coding sequence ATGTCAGGCAAGGTCGCGCTGGTCACCGGCGGTGCCGAAGGGATCGGGGCGACAGTCGGCCGGATGATCGTGGACGAAGGCGGCAGCGTGATGCTGTGCGACGTCCAGATCGACAAGGCGAAGGCGCTGGCCGAAGAACTGGGCGAAAATGCCGAAGCCTTCGAACTCGATGTCCGCAATCGCGACCAATGGCACGAAGCGGTGAAGGCCACGGTCGCGCGCTTCGGCAAGCTGACGGTGCTGTGCAATATCGCCGGCATTTCCGAACCCGGTAATGTGGTCGATGGCACGCTCGATACCTGGGAACGCACCATCGATATCAACCTCAACGGCCCCTACTACGGGATGCGCGCCGCGATCCCGGCGATGGAAGCGAGCGGAGAGCCCTGCGCCATCGTCAATATCGGCTCGATGATTGCGATCCGGGCGGCGGCTTTTGTTGCGGCCTATAGCGCGTCCAAGGCAGGCCTGCTCGGCCTGACCCGTTCGGTCGCGCTCGATTGCGCCGAACGCGGCGTGCCGATCCGCGCCAACATGGTCCATCCCGGCGCGATCCGCACCCCGATGTACAATCGCTACAAATATTCGGGCGCCGACACGCCGGAGAATATCGAGACCAATTTTGCCGCGACCCACCCGATGAACCGGATCGGCGAGCCTGAGGAAGTGGCGCGCGCCGTCGTCTGGCTCGCCAGCGACGAGGCCAGCTTCACCACCGGCTGCGACATCACTGTCGACGGCGGCGGCAGCATCAGGAGCTAA
- a CDS encoding thiolase family protein, with translation MSEDVYIIGAGIHPFGRTDGRSGREQGIYAVREAMADAGLEWADIECAYGGSAAAGNADIMVNELGLTSLPFTNVANGCATGGSALVSAQMAVASGFYDLALAVGFDKHPRGAFNAKPRDFGLPEWYGQTGMMLTTQFFALKIQRYMQLHGISRTTLGRVAEKAFRNGTITPHAWRRSPIDLETIMNAPMINDPLTKYMFCSPSEGGVALILASEKKMRELGADGVKIAKVAVKTRPPDSFEVFQAGVSIREGGKPTVLASKAAFEGAGIGPEDIDVAQLQDTESGAEIMHMAENGFCKDGEQEEWLANGWSEIGGKLPINTDGGCLACGEPIGASGLRQVYENVQQLRGRAGERQVEGAKTGYSHVYGAPGLSAVAILQR, from the coding sequence ATGAGCGAAGACGTTTATATCATCGGCGCAGGTATCCATCCCTTCGGGCGCACAGACGGCCGTTCAGGCCGCGAACAGGGTATCTATGCCGTGCGCGAAGCCATGGCGGATGCGGGCCTTGAATGGGCCGACATCGAATGCGCGTATGGCGGATCGGCGGCGGCGGGCAATGCCGACATCATGGTCAACGAGCTGGGCCTGACCAGCCTGCCCTTCACCAATGTCGCCAATGGCTGCGCCACCGGCGGCAGCGCGCTGGTTTCCGCGCAAATGGCAGTCGCCAGCGGATTCTACGACCTTGCGCTGGCGGTCGGCTTCGACAAGCATCCGCGCGGCGCGTTCAACGCCAAGCCCAGGGACTTTGGCCTGCCCGAATGGTACGGCCAGACCGGCATGATGCTGACTACGCAGTTCTTCGCGCTCAAGATCCAGCGCTATATGCAGCTGCACGGCATCAGCCGGACCACGCTCGGCCGGGTGGCGGAAAAGGCCTTCAGGAACGGCACGATCACCCCGCACGCCTGGCGGCGCAGCCCGATCGATCTCGAAACGATCATGAATGCGCCGATGATCAACGATCCGCTTACCAAATACATGTTCTGCTCGCCCAGCGAAGGCGGCGTGGCGCTGATCCTCGCCAGCGAGAAGAAGATGCGCGAACTCGGCGCGGACGGGGTCAAGATCGCCAAGGTGGCGGTAAAGACCCGCCCGCCTGACAGTTTCGAAGTATTCCAGGCCGGCGTCAGCATCAGGGAGGGCGGCAAGCCCACCGTGCTCGCCAGCAAGGCCGCGTTCGAAGGCGCGGGGATCGGCCCCGAAGACATCGACGTAGCGCAGCTGCAGGATACCGAAAGCGGCGCCGAGATCATGCACATGGCCGAAAACGGCTTCTGCAAGGACGGCGAGCAGGAAGAGTGGCTGGCCAATGGCTGGTCGGAGATTGGCGGCAAGCTGCCGATTAACACCGATGGCGGTTGTCTCGCCTGCGGAGAGCCGATCGGCGCCTCGGGTCTCAGGCAAGTCTATGAAAATGTGCAGCAATTGCGCGGTCGCGCAGGCGAGCGCCAGGTCGAAGGGGCGAAGACTGGCTATAGCCATGTCTACGGCGCACCGGGGCTGAGCGCGGTCGCGATCCTGCAGCGGTAA
- a CDS encoding acyl-CoA dehydrogenase family protein — protein sequence MNFDLSEEQELFRSTVERFTAPLDVEARRKLRLHEGGYDLARWQQLAELGLIALAASEEAGGMGGSPLDLALVAEAIGRGNAPDPWLENGVLPARLLAAGGAAEALEAVLSGTSFTSFAWAERSQRYSLEAKQTRVEGGAITGEKTFVLGAALADAFIVSARDGDATTLYLVPRNAEGLEVRAYRLADGSMAGELRLIRVKGEKLDISGDSLTQIVAEARLLAAAELVGLGQRLLDDTLRYVKEREQFGVPIGSFQALQHRLVDCYARIEQARSMLYRAALGDIADVDSWQRNVAGAKAYITENVDHVAREAVQLHGGMGITDELAIGHAMKRVLLLSKLFGDVDTNLVEYAVAA from the coding sequence ATGAACTTCGACCTATCCGAAGAGCAGGAGCTGTTCCGCTCTACCGTCGAGCGGTTCACTGCGCCGCTCGATGTCGAGGCGCGGCGCAAATTGCGCCTGCACGAAGGCGGGTATGACCTTGCGCGATGGCAGCAACTGGCGGAACTCGGCCTGATCGCGCTCGCTGCCAGCGAAGAGGCGGGCGGCATGGGCGGATCTCCGCTCGACCTGGCGCTGGTCGCGGAAGCGATCGGGCGAGGCAATGCCCCCGATCCCTGGCTCGAAAACGGCGTGCTGCCCGCGCGGCTGCTGGCAGCCGGCGGCGCGGCAGAGGCGCTGGAGGCAGTCCTGTCGGGTACGAGCTTTACGTCTTTCGCCTGGGCGGAGCGTAGCCAGCGTTACAGCCTCGAAGCGAAGCAGACCCGCGTTGAGGGCGGCGCCATCACCGGCGAGAAGACCTTTGTGCTGGGCGCAGCGCTGGCTGACGCATTCATAGTGTCCGCACGCGATGGCGATGCGACCACGCTCTACCTGGTGCCGCGCAACGCCGAGGGGCTGGAAGTGCGCGCCTATCGCCTGGCCGATGGCAGCATGGCGGGCGAGCTGCGCCTGATCCGGGTCAAGGGCGAAAAGCTCGACATTTCAGGCGATTCACTGACACAAATCGTCGCCGAAGCGCGCCTGCTCGCAGCGGCGGAGCTGGTCGGGCTGGGCCAGCGGCTGCTGGATGACACGCTGCGTTATGTGAAGGAACGCGAGCAGTTCGGCGTGCCGATCGGCAGCTTCCAGGCGCTGCAGCACCGGCTGGTCGATTGCTATGCGCGGATCGAACAGGCCCGCTCCATGCTTTATCGCGCCGCGCTGGGAGATATAGCGGATGTAGACTCTTGGCAGCGCAATGTAGCCGGTGCGAAGGCCTATATAACCGAGAACGTCGATCATGTAGCGCGCGAAGCGGTGCAACTACATGGCGGCATGGGGATTACCGACGAACTGGCCATCGGCCATGCGATGAAGCGCGTGCTGCTGCTGTCGAAACTGTTTGGCGATGTCGACACCAACCTCGTCGAATATGCGGTGGCGGCATGA
- a CDS encoding limonene-1,2-epoxide hydrolase family protein: MTPIETVTTFVGHWNSGDMEAMYAMCAPTVVWHNIPMEPIKGVAAMREAVAGFMGPVAACDWQIHAIAADDGVVLTERTDAFHLKDGRIAALPVMGTFEIDSDGKIAQWRDYFDMGQFQREFGGG, encoded by the coding sequence ATGACCCCGATCGAAACCGTCACCACCTTTGTCGGTCACTGGAACAGCGGGGACATGGAAGCGATGTATGCCATGTGCGCGCCGACGGTGGTGTGGCACAATATCCCGATGGAGCCGATCAAGGGCGTCGCGGCGATGCGCGAGGCGGTGGCCGGGTTCATGGGGCCGGTCGCGGCATGCGACTGGCAAATCCACGCGATCGCTGCGGATGACGGTGTCGTGCTCACGGAAAGGACCGATGCGTTCCACCTCAAGGACGGCCGCATCGCCGCGCTGCCGGTGATGGGCACGTTCGAGATCGATTCCGACGGCAAGATTGCCCAATGGCGCGACTATTTCGACATGGGCCAGTTTCAGCGCGAATTCGGCGGCGGCTGA
- a CDS encoding ThuA domain-containing protein → MGAQPAQRIDAHFVAAGKYHDIDYPRLELLKLLAEHPHIRTTVACDYSGLERLDQCRFLVTYTCDLMPTVEQAKQLRSWLEAGGKWLALHGTNSILVFTESGLVDAPDDRPDVMDMLGTQFKAHPPIGPFHVEVVNHDHEFTRGIENFDVVDELYLSHTTAPIDTLMQTTFEGEATGFVAGQWDKTTVPILYTRDIGKGRIVYNTLGHCRGHYDLPGMVDFYPHKEMCAWNYDVYYDLLRRGIAWALREGD, encoded by the coding sequence ATGGGCGCACAACCGGCACAACGCATCGACGCCCATTTCGTGGCTGCGGGCAAGTATCACGACATCGACTATCCGCGGCTGGAACTGCTCAAGCTGCTGGCCGAACATCCGCATATCCGCACTACCGTCGCCTGCGACTATTCGGGGCTGGAGCGGCTCGACCAGTGCCGTTTCCTGGTCACCTATACCTGTGACCTGATGCCCACGGTGGAGCAGGCCAAGCAATTGCGCAGCTGGCTGGAAGCGGGCGGCAAGTGGCTGGCGCTGCACGGCACCAATTCGATCCTGGTCTTCACTGAAAGCGGGCTGGTCGATGCGCCCGATGACCGGCCCGACGTGATGGACATGCTCGGTACCCAGTTCAAGGCGCACCCGCCGATCGGTCCGTTCCATGTCGAAGTGGTCAATCACGACCATGAATTCACGCGCGGGATCGAGAATTTCGACGTGGTCGACGAATTGTACCTGTCGCACACCACCGCCCCGATCGACACGCTGATGCAAACCACTTTCGAAGGCGAAGCGACCGGCTTCGTTGCCGGGCAATGGGACAAGACCACCGTGCCGATCCTCTACACGCGCGATATCGGCAAGGGGCGGATCGTCTACAACACGCTGGGCCATTGCCGCGGGCATTACGACCTGCCCGGCATGGTCGATTTCTACCCGCACAAGGAAATGTGCGCCTGGAATTACGACGTCTATTACGACCTGCTGCGCCGGGGCATTGCCTGGGCCCTTCGGGAAGGAGATTGA
- a CDS encoding AMP-binding protein yields MDWRGDNFGKALKALAQAIEPDRPALVHGERILSWSELDSLTDRIAAGLAAQGLKPGDVAGQMLRNTPDYMLAYFGCIKAGVTPVNVNYHYKDRELADIFTRFGLKAVFVESDFAQSAGAAMPDGTLTIDVGSDDWARLQASDLPAGSAVHDDPRALFFTATGGTTGLPKAVMWPFDAAWQAFGISVWQRGPGVPPFVAPSLAEQAAEAARIGPDHPASSSPLLLLSPLMHGAGQFTAVIHLLKGGTLATLPAERFGADLALDEVRRLGARNLFIVGDAFALPLADALDARSDAAEAIASLRMVTSSGAVFSESNKQRLIAHNPALTVIDALGSSESSGTAIVVTTAAGSSGGGRFQALPGRETKLFDENFREIPKGSEGVGIVARSGALPLGYLGEDEKNAQTFPEIDGQRYLMTGDRARWAADGTLEFIGRDNMCINTGGEKVFPEEVEAVLQAHPSVKDVRVVSLPDPRFGRKVVAVVQPEDEADEAVLDTHARSNLAAYKIPRAYFFTEQSLRLNNGKPDYKAAQAIADAGQT; encoded by the coding sequence ATGGATTGGCGCGGGGACAACTTCGGCAAAGCATTGAAGGCGCTGGCGCAGGCGATTGAGCCGGATCGGCCGGCGCTGGTGCATGGCGAGCGGATCCTAAGCTGGAGCGAGCTCGATTCGCTGACTGACCGGATTGCCGCGGGGCTTGCCGCGCAGGGCCTGAAGCCGGGCGATGTCGCGGGGCAGATGCTGCGCAATACGCCCGATTACATGCTGGCATATTTCGGCTGCATCAAGGCGGGCGTGACCCCGGTCAATGTGAACTATCACTACAAGGATCGCGAGCTGGCGGACATTTTCACGCGCTTTGGCCTCAAGGCGGTTTTCGTGGAGAGCGACTTTGCGCAAAGCGCCGGTGCGGCCATGCCTGACGGCACGCTGACCATCGATGTCGGCTCGGATGATTGGGCGCGGCTACAGGCCAGCGACTTGCCGGCCGGGTCCGCCGTTCATGACGATCCGCGGGCGCTGTTCTTCACTGCCACTGGCGGCACCACCGGATTGCCCAAGGCGGTGATGTGGCCATTCGATGCGGCGTGGCAGGCGTTCGGGATTTCGGTGTGGCAGCGCGGGCCGGGCGTGCCGCCTTTCGTGGCGCCTTCGCTGGCGGAGCAGGCTGCCGAAGCCGCGCGGATCGGGCCGGATCATCCCGCGTCGTCTTCCCCGCTGCTGCTGCTCAGCCCGCTGATGCATGGCGCAGGCCAGTTCACGGCGGTGATCCATTTGCTGAAGGGCGGCACCCTGGCAACTTTGCCGGCAGAGCGGTTCGGCGCCGATCTGGCACTCGACGAGGTCAGGAGGCTTGGCGCGCGCAATCTGTTCATTGTCGGCGATGCCTTTGCGCTGCCGCTGGCCGATGCGCTCGACGCCCGCAGCGATGCCGCTGAAGCGATTGCCAGCCTGCGCATGGTCACCTCGTCCGGGGCGGTTTTTTCCGAAAGCAACAAGCAGCGCCTGATCGCACACAACCCGGCGCTCACAGTGATCGATGCGCTGGGCTCTTCCGAAAGCTCCGGCACCGCGATCGTGGTGACGACGGCGGCGGGCTCGAGCGGGGGCGGGCGGTTTCAGGCGCTGCCCGGCCGCGAGACCAAGCTGTTTGACGAGAATTTCAGGGAAATTCCCAAGGGCAGCGAAGGCGTGGGCATCGTCGCGCGATCGGGGGCGCTGCCGCTCGGCTATCTGGGAGAGGACGAGAAGAACGCGCAGACCTTCCCCGAGATCGACGGCCAGCGTTACCTGATGACGGGGGACCGCGCGCGCTGGGCGGCGGACGGCACGCTCGAATTCATCGGGCGCGACAACATGTGCATCAACACCGGGGGCGAGAAGGTCTTCCCGGAGGAAGTCGAGGCGGTGCTGCAGGCGCATCCTTCGGTCAAGGACGTGCGCGTGGTGAGCCTGCCCGATCCGCGCTTCGGGCGGAAGGTCGTGGCGGTGGTGCAGCCTGAAGATGAGGCGGACGAAGCTGTTCTAGACACCCATGCCCGGTCAAACCTCGCGGCTTACAAGATCCCGCGCGCCTATTTCTTCACGGAGCAGTCGCTGCGGCTCAACAACGGCAAGCCCGATTACAAGGCGGCGCAGGCGATTGCGGATGCTGGACAGACCTAA
- a CDS encoding OB-fold domain-containing protein, producing MTALAPVDPDLWSNEDKPHLMGGRLPSGEIVFPMPQGDAARDVEPYKLSRHGKLWSWTSQDFLPKEPYEGWGSGEGEGPPDFKPFLLGYIELPGEVIVESRIVDAKLEDLKLGMPMEFCIVPFSDTQCTFAFRPENAA from the coding sequence ATGACTGCCTTGGCGCCAGTCGACCCCGATCTGTGGAGCAATGAGGACAAGCCGCACCTGATGGGCGGCCGCCTGCCCTCGGGGGAGATCGTGTTCCCGATGCCACAGGGCGACGCCGCCAGGGATGTCGAACCCTACAAGCTGTCGCGCCATGGCAAGTTGTGGAGTTGGACCAGCCAGGACTTCCTGCCCAAGGAACCCTATGAAGGCTGGGGCAGCGGCGAAGGCGAAGGTCCGCCCGATTTCAAACCGTTCCTGCTCGGCTATATCGAGCTGCCCGGCGAAGTGATCGTCGAAAGCCGGATCGTCGATGCCAAGTTGGAAGACCTCAAGCTGGGCATGCCGATGGAGTTCTGCATCGTGCCCTTCAGCGACACCCAATGCACCTTTGCCTTCCGTCCGGAGAATGCGGCATGA
- a CDS encoding LuxR C-terminal-related transcriptional regulator, with product MASNVVELRTPHGREHLDQLLEAVTIRCIGDIHDAAVALARVAEERGLQVALCDDISSKEPMVDADGTILNADIFRWLDDGARWWEDHRLALHSPLPRACRYESEPFWVNRHGFNTRWRNSYLEEIDLTDFEKRSLCKAAIVVPVYLPFGQISANSFVSLDRDKEDLSEEFALHGSLLAHVTRRFVASYVQAMRTKRRIPSDCVLSKREVECLRWAAIGKTDKEISMILDRSHATIRYHIHRAGEKLDSVNRAQTIFKAGQLGYLGASD from the coding sequence ATGGCATCAAATGTAGTCGAATTGCGCACGCCCCACGGGCGGGAACATCTCGACCAATTGCTCGAAGCGGTGACGATCCGCTGCATCGGAGACATCCACGACGCCGCTGTGGCGCTGGCGCGGGTAGCCGAGGAACGCGGCCTGCAGGTTGCGCTGTGCGACGACATTTCTTCCAAGGAGCCGATGGTCGATGCCGATGGCACGATCCTGAACGCCGATATTTTCCGCTGGCTGGACGATGGTGCGCGCTGGTGGGAGGACCACCGGCTGGCGCTGCATTCGCCGCTGCCGCGTGCCTGCCGCTATGAAAGCGAGCCGTTCTGGGTCAACCGCCACGGCTTCAACACCCGCTGGCGCAATTCCTACCTCGAGGAAATCGACCTGACCGATTTCGAGAAGCGGTCGCTGTGCAAGGCCGCGATCGTGGTGCCGGTCTACCTGCCATTCGGGCAGATTTCGGCCAACAGCTTCGTCAGCCTCGATCGCGACAAGGAAGACCTGTCGGAAGAATTCGCGCTGCACGGATCGCTGTTGGCGCATGTGACGCGGCGCTTTGTCGCGAGCTATGTCCAGGCGATGCGCACCAAGCGGCGGATCCCGTCGGACTGCGTGCTGTCGAAACGCGAGGTCGAGTGCCTGCGCTGGGCGGCGATCGGCAAGACCGACAAGGAAATCAGCATGATCCTTGATCGCAGCCATGCGACGATCCGCTATCACATCCATCGCGCGGGCGAGAAACTGGACAGCGTCAACCGCGCGCAGACGATCTTCAAGGCCGGGCAACTGGGATATCTCGGCGCTTCTGATTAG
- a CDS encoding cytochrome P450 — protein MNKPAGNLFAPEILVDPFDYYRQVHEAGIKLEFVAAANAWVVYSYDLVSEVTSKPEIYSNDFAALMGATDDEIEAILAEGWDNPPTLLTADHPIHTRNRKLVNLAFSAPRVNAIEADMRKKAIELIEKMADKGEGDFVEDFAIPLPVAMIAQQIGLDNDPKQVKDWSDAAVDRFSQLIDRERQLECVRSFVDYQKYMKGLIDDRRANGGDDLLTDLVEARVEGETPLTDEEIMSIMQQFMVAGNETTTSTIAGGLLQLIRNPDQMAKAKAAAGGRDPKLIQNMVEEMLRYESPSAGIWRVVKQDVELGGEKIAAGSMLQVRYAAANRDPAKFENPDAFLIDRQNARAHLAFGKGPHMCVGNMLSRKEMFVAFDELLERLDNFQLADEDGIRILPNIMLRGVTRLPITYTRAG, from the coding sequence ATGAACAAGCCTGCAGGCAATCTGTTTGCGCCGGAAATACTGGTCGATCCGTTCGACTACTATCGCCAGGTGCATGAAGCCGGGATCAAGCTGGAGTTCGTGGCCGCCGCCAATGCGTGGGTCGTCTATTCCTATGACCTGGTCTCGGAAGTCACTTCCAAGCCCGAAATCTATTCCAATGATTTCGCCGCGCTGATGGGCGCCACCGATGACGAGATCGAGGCGATCCTGGCGGAAGGCTGGGACAATCCGCCTACTCTGCTGACGGCTGACCATCCGATCCACACGCGCAACCGCAAGCTGGTGAACCTCGCTTTCTCCGCCCCGCGCGTGAACGCGATCGAAGCCGATATGCGCAAGAAGGCAATCGAGCTGATCGAGAAGATGGCCGACAAGGGCGAAGGCGATTTCGTCGAGGATTTCGCGATCCCCCTTCCCGTCGCCATGATCGCCCAGCAGATCGGGCTCGACAACGATCCCAAGCAGGTCAAGGACTGGTCCGATGCGGCAGTCGATCGTTTCAGCCAGCTGATCGACCGCGAGCGGCAACTCGAATGCGTCCGCAGCTTCGTCGATTACCAGAAGTATATGAAAGGCCTGATCGATGATCGCCGCGCCAATGGCGGTGACGACTTGCTGACCGATCTCGTCGAAGCCCGCGTCGAAGGCGAAACTCCGCTGACCGACGAGGAAATCATGTCGATCATGCAGCAATTCATGGTCGCCGGGAACGAGACCACGACATCGACCATCGCCGGGGGTTTGCTGCAGCTGATCCGCAACCCGGACCAGATGGCGAAGGCCAAGGCAGCGGCGGGCGGGCGCGACCCCAAGCTGATCCAGAACATGGTCGAAGAGATGCTGCGCTATGAATCGCCGAGCGCCGGCATCTGGCGGGTGGTGAAGCAGGATGTTGAGCTCGGCGGCGAGAAGATCGCTGCGGGATCGATGCTGCAGGTGCGCTATGCCGCGGCCAACCGCGATCCGGCGAAGTTCGAGAATCCGGACGCCTTCCTGATCGATCGCCAGAATGCGCGCGCGCACCTCGCCTTTGGCAAAGGGCCGCATATGTGCGTAGGCAACATGCTGAGCCGCAAGGAAATGTTCGTCGCCTTCGATGAATTGCTTGAGCGGCTCGACAATTTCCAGCTGGCCGATGAGGACGGGATCCGCATCCTGCCCAACATCATGCTGCGCGGCGTTACGCGGCTGCCGATCACTTACACGAGGGCCGGTTGA
- a CDS encoding VOC family protein: MARNDTISAIGEVMQLAFVPDDFDAAIRHWTETMGVGPFFLIENIHLDGMKYKGEPTDAVFTLALAYWGDIQIELIRPENDAPSIYSGEYAATEGLHHVCVLVDDIAEARRICAQQGAEVVIEGKFGTSEVIYVDPGKGTGHLVEILQQATDGPDLFAIIKAASVDWDGREPVRRF, from the coding sequence ATGGCCCGCAACGACACGATCTCAGCCATTGGCGAAGTGATGCAGCTCGCTTTCGTACCCGACGATTTCGACGCGGCGATCCGGCACTGGACCGAGACCATGGGCGTCGGCCCGTTCTTCCTGATCGAGAACATCCATCTCGACGGAATGAAGTACAAGGGCGAGCCGACCGATGCAGTGTTCACGCTGGCACTCGCCTATTGGGGCGATATCCAGATCGAACTGATCCGGCCTGAGAACGATGCGCCATCGATCTATTCGGGCGAATATGCCGCAACCGAGGGCCTGCATCATGTCTGCGTGCTGGTGGACGACATTGCCGAGGCGCGGCGCATCTGCGCGCAGCAGGGCGCCGAAGTGGTGATCGAAGGCAAGTTCGGCACCAGCGAAGTGATCTATGTCGATCCCGGAAAGGGCACTGGGCATCTGGTCGAGATCCTGCAGCAGGCCACGGACGGGCCAGACCTGTTCGCGATCATCAAGGCCGCCAGCGTCGACTGGGACGGCAGAGAGCCGGTTCGGCGTTTTTGA